One Phycisphaerae bacterium RAS2 DNA window includes the following coding sequences:
- a CDS encoding Prenyltransferase and squalene oxidase repeat protein, whose amino-acid sequence MTSRRIIAMTLGCATSLAFVAARPSVCGAQWPASQPAATAKRDGRVDRPTPEQSAAIERGLKWLAEQQKPDGSFGSGSQYGRHVGITSLACLAFMSEGSMPERGRYSKNVDLGLEFVLKACSDQSGLIAAETSYGPMYGHGFATLFLAEAYGMSHRGDLREKLQKAVALIVRTQNDQGGWRYHPVKADADISVTICQVMALRAARNAGITVPKEVIDKSIKYVRESQNPDGGFRYMLDSAGSMFARSAAGVAALYYAGMYDDPVIRKGLGYLKKFTPGKTEEQTHYYYGHYYAVQAMHVAGGEHWEQWWPAIRDELLVKQLPDGSWRGEAGTEYGTAMALIVLQVPRGNLPILQR is encoded by the coding sequence ATGACGTCCAGGCGAATCATTGCGATGACGCTCGGTTGCGCGACATCGCTTGCGTTCGTCGCTGCGCGACCGTCTGTTTGCGGGGCGCAATGGCCCGCCTCGCAGCCAGCCGCGACAGCGAAGCGCGACGGGCGCGTCGACCGACCAACGCCGGAGCAGTCGGCCGCGATCGAGCGCGGCTTGAAATGGCTCGCCGAGCAGCAGAAGCCCGACGGTTCGTTCGGGAGCGGCTCGCAATACGGGCGGCACGTGGGCATTACGTCGCTGGCATGCCTCGCCTTCATGAGCGAGGGAAGCATGCCGGAGCGGGGTCGATACTCGAAGAACGTCGATTTAGGACTTGAGTTTGTCCTGAAGGCCTGCTCGGATCAATCCGGCCTCATCGCGGCGGAGACGTCGTACGGCCCGATGTACGGTCACGGATTCGCGACGCTGTTCCTGGCCGAGGCCTACGGCATGTCGCATCGCGGCGATTTGCGCGAAAAGCTCCAAAAGGCCGTCGCGCTGATCGTGCGCACCCAGAATGACCAGGGCGGCTGGCGCTACCACCCCGTCAAGGCGGATGCCGACATCTCGGTGACAATCTGCCAGGTCATGGCGCTGCGAGCCGCGCGCAACGCCGGCATCACTGTTCCGAAAGAGGTGATCGACAAGTCGATCAAGTACGTGCGAGAGAGCCAGAACCCGGACGGCGGTTTTCGCTACATGCTCGATTCGGCCGGTTCGATGTTCGCCCGATCGGCCGCCGGCGTGGCAGCGCTGTATTACGCCGGGATGTACGACGACCCGGTGATCCGCAAGGGGCTGGGCTACCTCAAGAAGTTCACGCCCGGCAAAACGGAAGAGCAGACGCATTATTACTATGGGCACTACTATGCCGTGCAGGCGATGCACGTGGCCGGCGGTGAGCATTGGGAGCAGTGGTGGCCGGCGATTCGTGACGAACTGCTGGTCAAGCAATTGCCCGACGGATCGTGGCGCGGCGAAGCGGGCACGGAGTACGGCACGGCCATGGCGCTGATCGTGCTGCAGGTGCCGCGGGGGAATTTGCCGATTCTTCAACGGTAG
- the ravA gene encoding ATPase RavA, producing MRQDGAVTPESAQREREAIAALASSRDLIRAELSKVIVGQEEVIDQILICLFSGGHCILEGVPGLAKTLMIKSLARTLSLSFNRIQFTPDLMPSDITGTEIIEENKATGVRQLRFVNGPVFANVILADEINRTPPKTQAALLEAMQEHQVTAAGFTHRLPEPFFVLATQNPIEQEGTYPLPEAQLDRFMFKILMEYPSAADELRIISKTTTIETVEMKRVFTAEDLLALQEVVTRVPCAEHVMEYAMRLARGSRPQSPDAPEFVRRYVSWGAGPRASQYLVMGGKARAILSGRYHVSTDDIRAAAHPVMRHRIVTNFTAEADGVTPDGVIDRLLESVMGASTPDLDAIDAQRVLVK from the coding sequence ATGAGACAAGATGGTGCCGTGACTCCGGAATCGGCCCAGCGCGAGCGCGAGGCAATCGCGGCGCTGGCGAGCAGCCGCGACCTGATTCGCGCGGAATTGAGCAAGGTGATCGTCGGCCAGGAAGAGGTCATCGATCAGATCCTGATCTGCCTTTTCAGCGGCGGTCATTGCATCCTTGAGGGCGTGCCGGGTCTCGCCAAGACCCTGATGATCAAATCGCTCGCGCGGACTTTGAGTCTGTCGTTCAACCGAATTCAGTTCACGCCCGACCTGATGCCCAGCGACATCACCGGCACGGAGATCATCGAGGAGAACAAGGCCACGGGCGTCCGCCAGTTGCGGTTTGTCAACGGCCCGGTATTCGCCAACGTGATCCTCGCGGACGAGATCAATCGAACGCCCCCCAAGACGCAGGCAGCGCTTCTGGAGGCCATGCAGGAGCATCAGGTGACGGCTGCGGGTTTCACGCATCGTCTGCCCGAACCGTTCTTCGTCCTGGCGACGCAGAACCCAATCGAGCAGGAAGGAACGTACCCGCTTCCCGAAGCACAGCTCGACCGGTTCATGTTCAAGATTCTGATGGAATACCCCAGCGCCGCGGATGAACTGCGGATCATCAGCAAGACAACCACGATCGAGACGGTCGAAATGAAGCGCGTGTTTACCGCCGAGGACCTGCTCGCGCTGCAGGAAGTCGTCACGCGCGTGCCGTGCGCCGAACATGTCATGGAGTACGCGATGCGCCTGGCTCGCGGTAGCCGGCCGCAGTCGCCGGACGCGCCGGAGTTTGTTCGACGGTACGTCAGTTGGGGCGCGGGTCCGCGGGCGTCGCAGTATCTCGTCATGGGGGGCAAGGCGCGAGCGATTTTGTCGGGTCGTTACCACGTTTCCACGGATGACATTCGCGCGGCGGCGCATCCCGTGATGCGCCATCGGATTGTCACCAATTTCACGGCCGAGGCGGACGGCGTCACGCCGGACGGCGTGATTGACCGGTTGTTGGAGTCGGTGATGGGGGCTTCGACGCCTGACCTGGACGCGATCGACGCGCAACGCGTGCTGGTGAAGTAA
- the arnA_1 gene encoding Bifunctional polymyxin resistance protein ArnA — protein sequence MLGSAAFRVRVGLESGKRCEVPSQSRFGGAAREAHTHPPTRPRVPLRRALVTRLSWFVALLALYCRAGTAPPRVAVRRTERIGNTLMRILITGGAGFIGSHLTDRLLADGHEVIALDNLSTGNARNIEAARSNPRLRFVHDDVRSEHTLHVLTEQCDMVYHLAAAVGVQLIVDEPVHTIETNIHGSEVVLAIANKFRKPVLIASTSEVYGKSEKVPFREDDDTVLGATRYSRWSYACSKAIDEFLGLAYHQQYGLPVVVARFFNTVGPRQTGRYGMVIPRFVESAIKNEPIHIYGTGKQSRCFGFVGDVVDAIVKLMNNPKAAGRVYNVGATEEVSIEGLADKIIAMTGSKSTKKFLSYEEAYGRPFDDMMRRIPCLDRIREMTGYEPKANLEKILQLVIAEKKEQLARG from the coding sequence ATGCTCGGGTCTGCTGCTTTTAGGGTCCGAGTCGGCCTAGAATCCGGTAAGAGGTGCGAAGTTCCCTCGCAGAGCCGCTTTGGCGGTGCTGCGCGCGAGGCGCACACCCATCCGCCAACCCGGCCGCGAGTTCCGCTGCGCCGGGCCCTGGTGACACGCCTTAGTTGGTTCGTTGCACTGCTTGCTCTATACTGCCGCGCCGGAACGGCCCCGCCGCGTGTCGCGGTTCGGCGGACGGAACGGATCGGAAACACTCTCATGCGAATTCTCATCACCGGCGGCGCGGGCTTCATCGGGTCTCACTTGACGGATCGATTGCTTGCTGACGGCCACGAAGTCATCGCGCTGGACAACTTGAGCACCGGCAACGCGCGCAACATCGAAGCCGCACGGTCCAATCCGCGACTGCGATTCGTTCACGACGATGTTCGCAGCGAGCACACGCTGCACGTGCTGACCGAGCAATGCGACATGGTCTATCACCTTGCCGCGGCCGTCGGCGTGCAGTTGATCGTTGATGAGCCGGTGCACACGATCGAGACCAACATCCACGGCAGCGAAGTGGTTCTCGCAATCGCCAACAAGTTTCGCAAGCCCGTGCTCATTGCCTCCACAAGCGAGGTCTATGGCAAGAGCGAGAAAGTGCCATTCCGCGAGGACGACGACACCGTGCTGGGCGCCACGCGATACAGCCGCTGGTCCTACGCATGTTCCAAGGCAATTGACGAGTTTCTCGGCCTCGCGTATCACCAGCAATACGGGCTGCCCGTGGTGGTCGCACGATTCTTCAACACCGTCGGTCCGCGGCAGACGGGTCGCTACGGCATGGTCATTCCGCGTTTTGTCGAGTCGGCGATCAAGAACGAACCGATTCACATTTACGGAACCGGTAAACAGTCTCGCTGCTTCGGGTTCGTCGGCGATGTCGTCGACGCGATTGTGAAACTGATGAACAATCCGAAAGCCGCCGGACGGGTCTACAACGTCGGCGCGACCGAGGAAGTCTCCATCGAAGGCCTGGCGGACAAGATCATCGCCATGACCGGAAGCAAGAGCACCAAGAAGTTCCTCTCCTACGAAGAAGCCTACGGCCGCCCCTTCGACGACATGATGCGGCGCATTCCCTGCCTCGATCGCATTCGTGAGATGACCGGCTACGAACCGAAGGCGAACCTTGAGAAGATTCTTCAACTGGTCATCGCGGAGAAGAAGGAACAGTTGGCGCGAGGCTGA
- a CDS encoding hypothetical protein (Aerotolerance regulator N-terminal) has product MSFVHGGMAMAAAGLAMVPVLIHLLNRRRYRDEPWAAMQFILSAVQRTRRRLRTEQWILLAVRTLVMALVGLVVARPYFAPRSELLAVGEKRIDRVLVLDDSLSMRAGTMMHSSALERAKSAMLKLMDRSGGSGGFAVVTASRPVRAWFDQPVQDRLAVRQVVEGIEGTHAVSDLNGAVELADAILARGTAPAEACELYVFSDFCGRDLGRSVEESRSAIGPVENAARVVLIQTAAESRPNRAITDLRVVGQPALLNGAAEVLAEITNFSSGDTPATALTLRAGKHELGQRSIPSLAAGARTSVTFHVRLEPGRVHALEATLDRWEGDWLQEDDHRRLAVEVPNRRRVLLVQNRGTESAQEEPLFHFRLTLDGADATSTDQSPFYTTQVAADQFRDVVLKDYDVVAVGEWAHLGREALERLREFVAQGGGLIAFCGELEGADVDDLGELLPIRLLDIHREADDQPPPTLTVSDPAHPMLGDFAGQQRNILGRAHVNTWRRIENGTNGPRREPVLMTSTGDPILLLTEIGMGRMAIWLTSADMSWTNLPAKPDYLPLMMNLTGFVAGDRNSGRNVKVGESLWGRMLFSESERIELIRPDGKRQRAGHGVDGWTGRWRLNDTALPGIYEWSRGSSQEYFCVNADTAESDLRRVEESRVASSLGDRVAIVDSTELEAFAGSADVRELGWALAVILLLAATTESLLGRWFGGAR; this is encoded by the coding sequence ATGTCTTTCGTTCACGGCGGCATGGCGATGGCGGCGGCAGGACTGGCGATGGTGCCGGTGCTGATCCACCTGCTGAATCGCCGGCGATACCGTGATGAACCGTGGGCCGCCATGCAATTCATTCTGTCCGCGGTTCAGCGGACGCGCCGTCGGCTGCGGACCGAGCAATGGATCCTCCTTGCGGTACGCACTCTAGTCATGGCGCTGGTCGGGTTGGTGGTGGCACGGCCGTACTTCGCGCCGCGATCCGAGTTGCTGGCCGTGGGTGAGAAGCGCATCGATCGCGTCCTTGTTCTCGACGACAGCCTTTCCATGCGGGCCGGCACGATGATGCACTCCAGCGCGCTGGAACGCGCCAAGTCGGCGATGCTAAAGCTGATGGATCGCAGCGGCGGAAGCGGCGGCTTCGCCGTGGTGACGGCGTCGCGCCCGGTTCGAGCGTGGTTTGATCAGCCGGTGCAGGATCGTCTTGCCGTGCGGCAGGTCGTCGAAGGCATCGAAGGGACTCACGCGGTTTCGGACTTGAACGGCGCCGTCGAACTGGCCGACGCGATTCTCGCGCGCGGTACCGCACCGGCGGAAGCGTGTGAGTTGTACGTCTTTTCAGATTTTTGCGGACGCGACCTCGGGCGATCGGTCGAAGAAAGCCGATCCGCGATTGGGCCGGTTGAAAACGCAGCGCGCGTCGTATTGATCCAAACGGCGGCGGAGTCCCGGCCGAATCGGGCGATCACGGACCTTCGGGTCGTGGGTCAGCCGGCATTGCTGAACGGCGCGGCCGAGGTTCTCGCGGAGATCACGAATTTCTCATCCGGCGACACGCCTGCGACAGCATTGACGCTGCGGGCCGGGAAGCACGAGTTGGGTCAGCGGAGCATTCCGTCGCTCGCGGCCGGAGCACGAACATCGGTGACGTTTCATGTGAGGCTGGAGCCGGGCCGGGTTCATGCCCTCGAAGCCACGCTGGATCGCTGGGAAGGCGATTGGCTGCAGGAAGACGACCATCGGCGGCTTGCGGTGGAAGTGCCGAATCGGCGACGCGTTCTTCTGGTGCAGAATCGCGGCACCGAATCAGCCCAAGAGGAGCCGCTGTTTCACTTTCGCCTAACGCTGGACGGCGCCGATGCAACATCGACTGATCAATCTCCGTTTTACACAACGCAGGTTGCAGCGGACCAGTTTCGCGATGTCGTCCTGAAGGACTATGACGTCGTGGCGGTGGGCGAATGGGCGCATCTTGGTCGGGAAGCATTGGAGCGCTTGCGCGAGTTCGTGGCGCAAGGCGGCGGCCTGATCGCCTTTTGTGGAGAGTTGGAGGGAGCCGACGTTGACGACTTGGGAGAATTGCTACCGATTCGACTCTTGGACATTCATCGCGAGGCAGACGACCAACCGCCTCCGACGTTGACGGTCTCGGACCCGGCACACCCGATGCTTGGAGATTTCGCCGGGCAGCAGCGAAACATCCTCGGCCGCGCTCATGTCAACACATGGAGGCGAATCGAGAACGGGACGAACGGACCGCGCCGGGAGCCTGTTCTCATGACCAGCACGGGCGATCCCATTCTTTTGTTGACAGAAATCGGCATGGGACGCATGGCGATCTGGTTGACCTCGGCGGACATGTCGTGGACCAATCTTCCCGCCAAGCCGGATTACCTGCCGCTGATGATGAATCTGACCGGGTTTGTCGCGGGCGATCGAAACTCGGGCCGCAATGTGAAGGTCGGAGAATCCCTCTGGGGACGGATGCTGTTCAGTGAATCGGAGCGCATCGAGTTGATTCGGCCGGATGGAAAACGGCAGCGTGCTGGTCATGGCGTCGATGGTTGGACCGGCCGGTGGAGACTGAACGACACGGCATTGCCCGGAATTTATGAATGGTCGCGGGGCTCATCACAGGAATACTTCTGCGTCAATGCGGACACGGCGGAGAGCGACTTGCGGCGGGTTGAAGAATCGCGCGTGGCTTCGTCGCTGGGCGACCGCGTTGCAATTGTTGACTCGACGGAGTTGGAAGCCTTCGCCGGGTCGGCCGATGTACGGGAACTTGGCTGGGCGCTGGCGGTGATCCTGCTGCTGGCGGCGACGACGGAGTCGTTGCTGGGGCGCTGGTTCGGAGGAGCGCGATGA